Sequence from the Cyanobacteriota bacterium genome:
CATTGGTGGGAATGGATTGAACACGTCCAATATTTTTCCTGTGTGTCAACAGTACTGCAATGGGGTATTGATTGCTCAAGCCTACAATCCCGGCCATGCCAGCGCAATTAACCAAGCATTTCGATCGGCCTACTTGGCCCAAAGCAAGGGCAAAGAACCACCCCAGTTCAGTGCTCAAGCCTTCACGGCTGTGCAGGTTGTGGTAGAAGCGCTAAAAATGCTGGATAAACAGACCCCTATTGCAACTATACCCCTACCTCAGTTACGGACAGCCCTAAATACCCAACTGCTTAAGGGTCGCTATGAAACTCCGCTGGGGACGATCGCCTTCACTCCAGAGGGAGAGGTTGTGCAAACTGAGTTCTACGTAGCCCAAATTAAAATGAACCCTGACGGAAAATCAGGTAAGTTCGAGTTTCTACCCTAGTGCACTCCTAGTGCATTGTCACCAGAGGGTAAGGGGTAACTACTTGTTGGCTCGTAGTTACCCTAGATTTCTCCCCTCATCAGGATTCAGACTCAATTCCCTCAGTTCCACATTCCTAGAAGCTTAGAAGCTAAAGGTCGATCGCACTACAGGTACGTAAACGGTCGGGTTATTGCTGAAGCCTTCAGGGTTAAAAATCACAAACAGCCCAGGGGTAATGCTAATGTTATCGTTAACACGAAACTTGTAGTAGGCTTCCAAATGATATGGTCTAGCATTCTCAGGTAAAGGGACGTTAGAGGTACCAATCCGAGTAGGAGGCTGGCCAAAGAGTAGACCGAACGTGTTTCCGGGCTGCAATGCATCTTTAACATGCAAACCTACCATGTAACTCAAGAAGTCAGCACTGGCATTGGGGCCAGACACTGAGTTGACGTTGCTATAGAAGAAAAAACCTGATAGAGAAAATTGAGGACTAAAACGATAGGAAGTAGTCACACCAAAGGAGTTGAGCCGAACTGGTGTGGTGACTGGCAAGGTAGGAATAGCTCCGATCGCAGAGGCTGATTCTCCCGTGCCAGTAATGTTGATTTGGTGATAACTGTGGGCATAGTTGAGGGCTATGTCCAAGGATGAAGTAGGCTTGATAGTTAGTTGGGTAGCAGCTACGTAGCTACCTCCAAAGATGCCTGCTCCCAAAGGTGTGCCAGGAAAACCTGCATTATTAGGAATATTGGCATTGACACTGCCATAGAGGGCACGGAGGTCAAATGCATCTGAAATAGTCCAAATTATGCCTGCTGCTGAAGCTAAGCCAAAACCAGATGTCCCGCCTGAAACGCGCAACACGGGATTCATCTGAGCAAAGCGAGAGACTGCTTCCTGACCATCCCCATAGAAAGGGAGAATAGCTGGAAAAGCATCATCAGCTTCAGCGGCTGGGCCAACAAAGGCAGTTAGGCGATCGGTGACCGGAAAAATGTAAAGTAGCTTATACAGACCAATCGTGTTATTTGCTCCCGCAGATGTACCTAAAGTTTTGGGATCAGTAGTGCCAAGCAGAGGCTCGTAGGCTAGCCGCACATTACTAGTGGCACCAAACACAGCGTCACCGTAGCCTAAGGTGCCAGCAAGGCTAAGAGATGGACTATTTAGACCACCACCGAAATTATGGCTTTGCAGGCCGGTGATCAATAGATCCTTCCCAGAGAAACTGGTGAGTAAATTCAGCCGCACTCGGTTGTTGAAAACAACTTGAGCGTTATTATTACCAGGTGCAGCTCCATAGGCGGAGGCTACGCTAAAAATTGCCTGCCCCTGCAACTTAGTCGTTGTAGAAAATTGCTGCGCTTCTAAGGTTGCTGTGCGAGTTTCTAGGGCATCAACTCGGCCACGTAATGTTGCTAGCTCTGTCTTAAATTCCTCTTGCAAACGTTGCAGAGTCGCCAAATCATCTCTTGTGGCCAAGTTAGCAGTACCTTGAGCAATCAGTTCTACAACTTTGTCCATACAAGCATTCAAGCCTGCAGCAAACTCATAGCGGCTAAGGGGACGGTTGCCCCGATAGGTGCCGTCAGGATAACCAACAATGCACCCATAGCGCTCGACCAGAGATTGTAGAGCTTGAAATGCCCAATCAGTCGGCTGTACATCAGATAGCTGAGAAACTGATGTCACTTGGGCCATTGATGGGGATACGTTGGTCGCTTGTTCTGTAGCTGTTGAAGAGATAGATAAGGGTTCTGCGATCGCGCTGCTTTCGCCAACACTCCATACTGACAGCAATACGCCAATACTAGCAATATTTATCAACGTAGTCGAATTTTTTTTCACACCAAGCCTCTCAGAGTATTACAAATAAAAACGAGAAAAATTAAATTTCTAATTGGATGAAAGTCAATCTATTTCGAGGTATTTGAAATACCAACAAATCCACATCCCTAAATTCTGATTTTCGACAAATCATCCAGCTTCTAAGAAAAAATTAGAATCTTTCGCTGAAGATGTTATTCAGACACCTGCTGAACAAGTGAAGAATGTAGATTAGAGCTTTCACCCCAACATAATCGCATTTCTGCCCTGGTCAAAACCTCAAGTCAACTACAGAGTCATGTACTAACCAGTAACCCTAGGAAAGTCACTCTGCTATGATCTAGAGGAAGAGGCGTAAGAATTTAATTTTTCTGAGTTAGATCGTATATTGTTGTGTATCCCTTAGATAGAAAATGAAGAGTTTAATGTTTTTATTGTACGTATAAAATAAAGTATTTTATGGAGATGAATTATCTTTGTTGAAGTTTATTAATTCCATAGATAGTTTCATGTTATAAACGGTTTCATGAAATAGTTTCGCTATACCAACTCTCCCAAAGCCAGCGACATAACCTATTAGTTCGTAGTTAGAACACAAGTTCATACTACAAGTTATCTGTACCTGTAGTATGGAGAGATAGTATTCAGTGGCTTCGTTGTCATCTGGAATCCTAAAGATATAGTCCTAACTCCGCTAAAGCCTGCCGTAGGTGAGTTGCTTCTGGGGACTGTTGAGCCTCGTAGAGGGCGATCGCCTGCTGAAAAGCAGCCCTGCTCTCGGTGACTCGTCCTAGTTTGAAGAGGAGAACTCCTAGATTGCGGTAGGCAGAGACGTAGGTAGGGTCAAGGGCGATCGCCCGCTGATAGTGCTCAAGAGCGCCTGTAAAGTTACCCAGTGCTTTAAGGGTAATGGCCAAGTTGAAGTGGGCAATTGCGGCATTGGGCAACGCCTCCACCATGGCTGTATAGACTTGGCTAGCGCCGAGAATATCCCCTTGGGTCTGTAACAGAAGTCCTAGATTGTTGTAGGCTCCCAACTTGAGCCAAGGCAATAGGGGTTGCTGGATGGCTTGGTTGTAGTGCTCTAGAGCCTTGTGGACATCAGGCACTCGCTCGTAGGCAATGCCTAGATGATAGTGCAGTTCATAGCGCACAGGACTTTCTTCTGGGTTGAGGGTTAATCCCCGTTCCAACAAGGATAAGCCTTGCGTTACGTCTCCCATCTGCACATACAGTGCTCCTAGCTTGCTGTGTAAATAGGCATCCTCTGGATAGGCCTTTAGGGCTATCTCTAGGGTGGTGCGTGCCCGCTCAACCTTGTGACAGCGGGCGATCGCATCAGCTTGGTAACCCTCATGCAAGATAGCTACCTCTGGCAAGTCGATAATGCGCCAGTGGGGTTCCTGACGTAGGATAGCGGTGATGCTATCATCCACTAGTTCGTGATAGGGACGAGAAAAGCGCACCTCTGGACGGTTGCGAAACAACCGCGAGACAAGGGAATAGGGGGCCTGAGCAGCACCCACTTCTTGGCGTAGCAAATTGACCAGCAACACATCAGGTTGGTGAGTCAGGTGTTGTAGGGTGGGGACGATCGTCGTTACTAGAGTTTCATCAGCATCTAGCACCAGAATCCAGTCTCCCTGAGCCTCGGCTAGGGATACATTGCGGGCAGCAGCAAAGTCGTGCTCCCAGGGAATGGAGCGCACTCGTGCCCCAAACTGTTGGGCGATCGCGATCGTCTCATCCTCAGACCCTGTATCTACAATCACCATCTCATCCACAAAGCCCTGCACGCTGCGTAAACAGGCTGCTAATCGGGGGGCTTCATTGCGGACAATCATGCAGAGACTCAGGTGCATGGGCAACAGTAATCAACGCCTAGCCATATTGTTGCAGTAAATCAGCCACTAAGCCCGTCCAGCCCGTTTGATGACTAGCACCGATACCTGCCCCATTGTCACCGTGGAAATATTCATAGAACAGAATCCAGTTGCGCCAATGGTCATCGGTTTGAAACTTGGAGGTTGGGCCTCCATAAACGGGACGATAGCCACTGTCGTTGCGCAGAAAGATGCGAACTAGGCGATCGCTCAAAGCAGCAGCTACCTGCTCTAAGGTTAGCCAGTTGCCTGATCCCGTGGGGTATTCTACCGT
This genomic interval carries:
- a CDS encoding ABC transporter substrate-binding protein codes for the protein IGGNGLNTSNIFPVCQQYCNGVLIAQAYNPGHASAINQAFRSAYLAQSKGKEPPQFSAQAFTAVQVVVEALKMLDKQTPIATIPLPQLRTALNTQLLKGRYETPLGTIAFTPEGEVVQTEFYVAQIKMNPDGKSGKFEFLP
- a CDS encoding tetratricopeptide repeat protein, whose amino-acid sequence is MHLSLCMIVRNEAPRLAACLRSVQGFVDEMVIVDTGSEDETIAIAQQFGARVRSIPWEHDFAAARNVSLAEAQGDWILVLDADETLVTTIVPTLQHLTHQPDVLLVNLLRQEVGAAQAPYSLVSRLFRNRPEVRFSRPYHELVDDSITAILRQEPHWRIIDLPEVAILHEGYQADAIARCHKVERARTTLEIALKAYPEDAYLHSKLGALYVQMGDVTQGLSLLERGLTLNPEESPVRYELHYHLGIAYERVPDVHKALEHYNQAIQQPLLPWLKLGAYNNLGLLLQTQGDILGASQVYTAMVEALPNAAIAHFNLAITLKALGNFTGALEHYQRAIALDPTYVSAYRNLGVLLFKLGRVTESRAAFQQAIALYEAQQSPEATHLRQALAELGLYL
- a CDS encoding iron uptake porin produces the protein MKKNSTTLINIASIGVLLSVWSVGESSAIAEPLSISSTATEQATNVSPSMAQVTSVSQLSDVQPTDWAFQALQSLVERYGCIVGYPDGTYRGNRPLSRYEFAAGLNACMDKVVELIAQGTANLATRDDLATLQRLQEEFKTELATLRGRVDALETRTATLEAQQFSTTTKLQGQAIFSVASAYGAAPGNNNAQVVFNNRVRLNLLTSFSGKDLLITGLQSHNFGGGLNSPSLSLAGTLGYGDAVFGATSNVRLAYEPLLGTTDPKTLGTSAGANNTIGLYKLLYIFPVTDRLTAFVGPAAEADDAFPAILPFYGDGQEAVSRFAQMNPVLRVSGGTSGFGLASAAGIIWTISDAFDLRALYGSVNANIPNNAGFPGTPLGAGIFGGSYVAATQLTIKPTSSLDIALNYAHSYHQINITGTGESASAIGAIPTLPVTTPVRLNSFGVTTSYRFSPQFSLSGFFFYSNVNSVSGPNASADFLSYMVGLHVKDALQPGNTFGLLFGQPPTRIGTSNVPLPENARPYHLEAYYKFRVNDNISITPGLFVIFNPEGFSNNPTVYVPVVRSTFSF